The following proteins are encoded in a genomic region of Nicotiana sylvestris chromosome 4, ASM39365v2, whole genome shotgun sequence:
- the LOC104221241 gene encoding probable complex I intermediate-associated protein 30, translating into MSRFRSLLQASLNATRRALTWNIEDLVPPSERYIFNFNSKDELKKWHLYSDSEYGGLSSAALEIKDTGNGSTNVGVFSGNLSLDVMEGSKWNMTRSGFCGMRSKKFDGFIDLDGYDTIALKLKGDGRCYISTIYTENWVNTPGQDEDNSWQAFIFVPKENWYIAKIPLTRYVPTWRGNMINAKLEMNPARILGMSLSVNAEGGVPGAKSGPGNFQVEVDWIKALRMQ; encoded by the exons CACTCACGTGGAACATTGAAGACCTAGTTCCACCAAGTGAAAGATACATTTTCAACTTTAATTCAAAGGATGAGCTCAAGAAATGGCATTTATACTCAGATTCAGAATATGGAG GTCTATCCTCAGCAGCTTTGGAGATTAAGGATACTGGAAATGGATCAACAAATGTTG GTGTTTTCTCCGGAAACCTCTCTTTGGATGTCATGGAAGGATCAAAGTGGAATATGACTCGAAGTGGCTTTTGTGGAATGCGATCTAAAAAG TTTGATGGCTTCATTGATTTGGATGGATATGACACGATAGCTCTTAAACTTAAAGGAGATGGAAGATGTTATATTTCTACT ATATACACAGAGAATTGGGTCAATACTCCTGGACAAGATGAAGATAATTCATGGCAAGCATTCATTTTTGTGCCAAAAGAAAACTGGTATATTGCAAAA ATCCCACTTACTCGTTATGTACCTACTTGGAGAGGGAACATGATAAATGCAAAGTTGGAGATGAATCCAGCTCGAATTCTTGGCATGTCTCTATCTGTCAACGCAGAAGGTGGAGTTCCAGGTGCGAAGTCTGGGCCTGGTAATTTCCAAGTGGAAGTTGATTGGATCAAAGCCTTGCGGATGCAGTAA